One part of the Glycine soja cultivar W05 chromosome 11, ASM419377v2, whole genome shotgun sequence genome encodes these proteins:
- the LOC114375486 gene encoding kiwellin-like — MAYTASLVFLASTFLIINFPLLANAIGCNGPCRTLNDCDGQLICINGRCNDDRDVGTHICGGGMPPNPPPSGGSCQSSGTLNCGGKSYPQYRCSPPVTSSTPAILTLNDFSEGGDGGDPSQCDEKFHNNTERVVALSTGWFNGSSLCLKMIRITAGNGRNVTAKVVDQCDSVNGCDRAHAGQPPCRNNIVDGSQAVWDALGLDSDVGEARVTWSMA; from the coding sequence ATGGCTTACACTGCAAGTCTTGTGTTCTTAGCTTCCACTTTCCTTATCATAAACTTTCCTCTTCTGGCAAACGCTATCGGATGCAATGGACCATGCAGAACCCTCAACGACTGCGACGGCCAACTCATTTGCATCAACGGAAGGTGCAACGACGACCGCGACGTCGGAACCCACATCTGCGGAGGCGGAATGCCGCCAAATCCGCCACCAAGCGGCGGAAGCTGCCAGTCCTCGGGAACCCTAAATTGCGGCGGAAAATCGTATCCTCAGTACCGTTGCTCTCCGCCGGTAACTTCCTCGACGCCGGCGATCCTGACGCTGAACGACTTCAGCGAAGGCGGCGACGGAGGGGACCCGTCGCAGTGCGACGAGAAGTTCCATAACAACACGGAGCGTGTGGTGGCACTCTCCACGGGGTGGTTCAACGGCAGTTCGCTGTGTTTGAAAATGATAAGGATCACGGCGGGGAACGGGAGGAACGTGACGGCGAAAGTGGTGGACCAGTGCGACTCTGTTAACGGCTGCGACAGGGCACACGCGGGTCAACCACCGTGCCGTAACAACATCGTGGATGGGTCACAAGCCGTGTGGGATGCGCTGGGACTTGACTCTGACGTGGGAGAAGCGCGCGTTACTTGGTCCATGGCTTGA